In Triticum aestivum cultivar Chinese Spring chromosome 5B, IWGSC CS RefSeq v2.1, whole genome shotgun sequence, the following proteins share a genomic window:
- the LOC123113870 gene encoding purple acid phosphatase 2, whose protein sequence is MGARRRLALLALAVALAAAAATTGHAGVTSAYRRKLEATADMPFDADVFRVPPGYNAPQQVHITLGDQTGTAMTVSWVTASELGNGTVRYGPSPDKMEMSAQGTHTRYDYFNYTSGFIHHCVLRNLKHGVKYYYAMGFGHTVRTFSFTAPPKPGPDVPFKFGLIGDLGQTFDSNSTLSHYEANGGDAVLFVGDLSYADAYPLHDNRRWDSWARFVERSVAYQPWIWTAGNHELDYAPEIGETVPFKPFTHRYRTPYRAAASTEPLWYSVKIASAHIIVLSSYSSYGKYTPQWTWLSDELARVDRKATPWLILLMHSPWYNSNNYHYMEGETMRVQFESWLVAAKVDLVLAGHVHSYERSRRFSNVAYNIVNGKATPVRDMDAPVYVTIGDGGNIEGIANNFTEPQPSYSAFREASFGHATLEIKNRTHAYYAWHRNHDGAKATADSVWLTNRHHLPTDDSK, encoded by the exons ATGGGGGCTCGCCGGCGCCTGGCGCTCCTGGCGCTCGCCGTGGCCCTCGCCGCGGCGGCGGCCACCACGGGCCACGCCGGCGTGACCAGCGCGTACCGGCGCAAGCTGGAGGCCACCGCCGACATGCCGTTCGACGCCGACGTCTTCCGCGTGCCGCCGGGCTACAATGCCCCCCAGCAG GTGCACATCACGCTGGGCGACCAGACGGGCACGGCGATGACGGTGTCGTGGGTGACGGCGAGCGAGCTGGGCAACGGCACGGTGAGGTACGGCCCGTCGCCGGACAAGATGGAGATGTCGGCGCAAGGCACGCACACGCGCTACGACTACTTCAACTACACCTCCGGCTTCATCCACCACTGCGTCCTCAGGAACCTCAAG CATGGCGTGAAGTACTACTACGCGATGGGGTTCGGCCACACGGTGCGGACCTTCTCCTTCACCGCCCCTCCCAAGCCCGGCCCCGACGTGCCCTTCAAGTTCGGACTCATCG GTGACCTGGGGCAGACGTTCGACTCCAACAGCACGCTGTCGCACTACGAGGCCAACGGCGGCGACGCGGTGCTCTTCGTGGGCGACCTCTCGTACGCGGACGCGTACCCGCTGCACGACAACCGGCGCTGGGACAGCTGGGCGCGCTTCGTGGAGCGCAGCGTGGCGTACCAGCCCTGGATCTGGACCGCCGGCAACCACGAGCTGGACTACGCGCCGGAGATCGGCGAGACGGTGCCCTTCAAGCCCTTCACCCACCGCTACCGCACGCCGTACCGCGCCGCCGCCAGCACGGAGCCCCTCTGGTACTCGGTCAAGATCGCCTCCGCCCACATCATCGTGCTCTCCTCCTACTCCTCCTACGGCAAGTACACGCCGCAGTGGACGTGGCTGTCCGACGAGCTGGCCCGCGTCGACCGCAAGGCCACGCCGTGGCTCATCCTGCTCATGCACTCGCCATGGTACAACAGCAACAACTACCACTACATGGAGGGGGAGACGATGCGGGTGCAGTTCGAGAGCTGGCTCGTCGCCGCCAAGGTCGACCTCGTCCTCGCCGGCCACGTCCACTCCTACGAGCGCAGCCGCCGCTTCTCCAACGTCGCCTACAACATCGTCAACGGCAAGGCCACGCCCGTGCGCGACATGGACGCGCCCGTCTACGTCACCATCGGCGACGGCGGCAACATCGAGGGCATCGCCAACAA CTTCACGGAGCCGCAGCCGTCCTACTCGGCGTTCAGGGAGGCGAGCTTCGGGCACGCCACGCTGGAGATCAAGAACCGGACGCACGCCTACTACGCGTGGCACCGGAACCACGACGGCGCCAAGGCCACAGCCGACTCCGTCTGGCTCACCAACAGACACCACCTCCCCACCGACGACTCCAAGTGA
- the LOC123113871 gene encoding sugar phosphate exchanger 3 has translation MRGKKMIYGFSISLILINLASIMERADENLLPAVYKEVSAAFDAGPTDLGYLTFIMNFLKSIASPLAGVLALQYDRPTILAIGTVFWALSTGAVGVSQYFQQVAFWRGVNGIGLAIVIPSLQSFIADSYREGTRGAGFGLLSLIGSIGGIGGSIVATVMAGRDYWGFPGWRFAFIVVAFASLLIGLLVYFYTVDPRKTSPGNFGDDDTNERSRLVGNSVFPPLSIWNDSWITARSVMKVRTFQIIVLQGIVGSLPWTAVVFFTMWFELIGFDNKSSAGLNSLFAIGCASGSFLGGVIADRVSRRYPDSGRIMCAQFSAFMGIPFTWILLTVIPQSVDYWYSYAVTLFLMGLTISWCATCANNPMFAEVVPPKHRTMIYAFDRAFEGSFSSLAAPAVGMVTEKVYGYNAKTVNLADGSVAGAYALSRGLLTMMIVPFGLCCLFYTPLYFVFKRDRENARLAASAKDLELM, from the exons ATGAG GGGAAAAAAGATGATATATGGATTCTCCATCTCCCTTATCCTCATCAACCTGGCTTCCATAATGGAGCGGGCTGATGAGAATCTCCTCCCCGCTGTTTACAAGGAAGTCAGTGCCGCCTTCGATGCTGGTCCCACTGATCTGGGGTACCTTACGTTTATTATGAACTTTCTGAAGTCCATAGCATCTCCCTTGGCAGGTGTCCTTGCTCTTCAGTATGACCGCCCCACTATTCTTGCAATCGGAACTGTCTTCTGGGCTCTATCAACAGGGGCCGTTGGTGTCAGCCAGTACTTTCAGCAGGTTGCATTCTGGAGAGGTGTAAATGGTATCGGACTTGCCATTGTCATACCATCACTTCAGTCCTTCATTGCTGATAGCTACAGAGAGGGCACCCGTGGCGCCGGATTTGGTTTGTTGAGCCTCATTGGCTCAATAGGTGGTATAGGAGGAAGTATTGTGGCAACAGTTATGGCTGGAAGGGATTATTGGGGATTTCCTGGATGGCGGTTTGCATTTATTGTGGTCGCGTTTGCAAGCTTGTTGATTGGGCTTCTTGTTTACTTTTACACCGTTGATCCTAGAAAAACATCTCCAGGAAATTTTGGTGACGACGACACCAATGAGAG GTCGCGTTTGGTTGGTAACAGTGTTTTCCCTCCACTGTCCATCTGGAACGATTCATGGATAACAGCAAGATCTGTCATGAAAGTGCGGACATTTCAAATCATCGTCTTGCAAGGCATAGTCGGCTCCTTGCCATggactgctgtcgttttcttcacaATGTGGTTTGAGCTAATTG GTTTCGATAACAAAAGCTCGGCGGGGTTAAACAGCCTATTTGCCATCGGCTGCGCGAGTGGATCATTTCTTGGTGGAGTAATCGCAGACCGTGTGTCAAGACGCTACCCGGATTCAGGTCGCATCATGTGTGCTCAGTTCAGTGCCTTCATGGGCATCCCTTTCACATGGATCCTCCTCACGGTCATCCCGCAGTCAGTTGACTACTGGTACAGCTATGCTGTCACGCTGTTCCTGATGGGGCTCACCATAAGCTGGTGCGCCACCTGCGCGAACAACCCGATGTTCGCAGAGGTGGTCCCTCCCAAGCACCGCACCATGATCTACGCGTTCGACCGCGCGTTCGAGGGCTCCTTCTCGTCGCTGGCTGCTCCCGCTGTCGGCATGGTGACCGAGAAGGTCTACGGTTACAACGCGAAGACTGTGAACCTGGCGGACGGGTCAGTGGCAGGGGCATACGCACTCTCAAGAGGGCTGTTGACCATGATGATCGTTCCATTTGGTCTGTGCTGCCTGTTCTACACTCCGCTGTACTTCGTGTTCAAGCGTGACCGCGAGAACGCGAGGTTGGCGGCCAGCGCCAAGGATCTGGAGCTAATGTGA
- the LOC123117358 gene encoding photosynthetic NDH subunit of lumenal location 3, chloroplastic, translated as MASAYLSSFRQAAPTATSGGAGASPRPRPRAVACHASEPSGTGRRSACLRLGIGLATAAMPVLHTAPARSTADADEDPEPANNGWWLTEFPLPVPKIRNKEINNGESGTRSFVKNGIYMADIGPSFAAHAYRIRSSAFDLLALEDLLGKEASNYVNKYLRLKATFIYYDFDKLITAADPDAKPPLLGLANRLFDSFERLQAAVTTKDDADIGSCYADTKLILQEVMTRMA; from the exons ATGGCAAGCGCCTACCTCTCAAGCTTCCGGCAGGCCGCCCCCACCGCCAccagcggcggcgccggcgcgtCACCGAGGCCGAGGCCAAGAGCGGTGGCATGCCACGCCTCCGAGCCGTCGGGCACGGGCAGGCGTTCAGCTTGCCTCCGCCTCGGCATCGgcctcgccaccgccgccatgcctGTGCTCCACACCGCGCCCGCCCGCTCCACCGCTGACGCCGACGAGGACCCGGAGCCGGCCAACAACGGCTGGTGGCTCACCGAGTTCCCCTTGCCGGTGCCCAAGATCCGCAACA AGGAGATCAACAATGGCGAGTCGGGGACGCGGTCCTTCGTGAAGAACGGCATCTACATGGCCGACATCGGGCCGAGCTTTGCGGCGCACGCCTACCGGATACGCAGCTCCGCCTTCGACCTGCTGGCGCTGGAGGACCTGCTCGGCAAGGAGGCCTCCAACTACGTCAACAAGTACCTCCGCCTCAAGGCCACCTTCATCTACTACGACTTCGACAAGCTCATCACCGCCGCCGACCCTGACGCCAAGCCGCCGCTCCTCGGCCTCGCCAACCGCCTCTTCGACAGCTTCGAGAGGCTGCAGGCCGCCGTCACCACCAAGGACGACGCCGACATCGGGTCCTGCTACGCTGATACCAAGCTCATCCTGCAGGAAGTCATGACAAGAATGGCCTAG